Proteins encoded within one genomic window of Pararhizobium capsulatum DSM 1112:
- the iolG gene encoding inositol 2-dehydrogenase, producing MTVRFALLGAGRIGKVHAKAVSNNPNAILVAVADAMPAAAEAIAKQYGCEVRTIEAIEKASDIDAVVICTPTDTHADLIERFARASKAIFCEKPVDLDVNRVRECLDVVEETKGKLMVGFNRRFDPHFMAVRKAIDDGAIGTVEMVTITSRDPGAPPVDYIKRSGGIFRDMTIHDFDMARFLLGEEPVAVTAHAAVLVDPEIGKAGDFDSVSVILETASGKQAVISNSRRATYGYDQRIEVHGSKGMVAAENQRAVSIEIANGQGYTRPPLHDFFMTRYTEAYANEIASFIAAIEKGATITPSGKDGLAALELADTAMRSVAEKRQVRIEV from the coding sequence ATGACTGTCAGATTTGCTCTTCTCGGCGCAGGCCGCATTGGTAAGGTTCACGCCAAGGCTGTCAGCAACAACCCGAACGCTATTCTCGTCGCCGTCGCCGACGCGATGCCGGCCGCTGCAGAGGCTATCGCCAAGCAATACGGCTGCGAAGTCCGCACGATCGAGGCGATCGAGAAGGCCAGCGACATCGACGCCGTCGTCATCTGCACGCCGACTGACACCCATGCCGACCTGATCGAGCGCTTCGCCCGCGCCAGCAAGGCGATCTTCTGCGAAAAGCCGGTCGATCTCGATGTCAATCGTGTACGTGAATGCCTTGATGTCGTCGAGGAAACCAAGGGCAAGCTGATGGTTGGTTTCAACCGCCGCTTCGATCCGCATTTCATGGCCGTGCGCAAGGCGATCGATGACGGCGCCATCGGCACCGTCGAAATGGTGACGATCACCTCGCGCGATCCCGGCGCACCACCGGTAGACTACATCAAGCGCTCTGGTGGCATTTTCCGCGACATGACTATCCACGATTTTGACATGGCCCGCTTCCTGCTCGGCGAAGAGCCGGTCGCCGTTACCGCCCATGCCGCCGTTCTGGTCGATCCGGAAATCGGCAAGGCCGGCGACTTCGATAGCGTCTCGGTCATCCTCGAAACGGCAAGCGGCAAGCAGGCCGTCATCTCCAACTCGCGCCGCGCCACCTATGGCTATGACCAACGCATCGAGGTCCACGGCTCGAAGGGTATGGTCGCGGCCGAAAACCAGCGCGCCGTCTCGATCGAGATCGCCAACGGCCAGGGCTATACACGCCCACCGCTGCACGATTTTTTCATGACCCGCTATACCGAAGCCTATGCCAACGAGATCGCCAGCTTCATCGCCGCGATCGAAAAGGGCGCGACCATCACGCCGTCCGGCAAAGACGGGCTTGCAGCGCTTGAGCTTGCCGATACGGCCATGCGCTCCGTTGCGGAAAAGCGCCAGGTACGTATCGAGGTTTAA
- the mmsB gene encoding multiple monosaccharide ABC transporter permease: MVTETKTTQSVGDYLRANIREYGLLVALVVIMVFFQAVTGGVLFRPVNITNLILQNSFIVIMALGMLLIIVAGHIDLSVGSIVAFTGGLSAIMLVKWGIHFSIVVPICLVFGGMVGAAQGYWVAYQKIPAFIVTLAGMLVFRGLTYLILQNRPIGPFPKDFQSLSTGFVPDFLYFVNPVPGTITNFAALVVVVALVVLAIYYGLKNRKENDKHGTENEPFAFFAAQMAIIAIVAIFLGFQLSTYKGFPNVLVVMGLLIALYTFVTTRSTIGRRIYAMGGNEKAAKLSGINTERLTFYTFVNMGVLAALAGMIIAARLNSATPKAGVGFELDVIAACFIGGASASGGVGKITGAVIGAFIMGVMNNGMSIMGLGIDYQQLVKGLVLLAAVFFDVYNKNKG; this comes from the coding sequence ATGGTCACCGAAACCAAAACCACTCAGTCCGTCGGCGACTACCTGCGAGCCAACATTCGCGAATACGGCCTCCTGGTCGCGCTTGTCGTCATCATGGTCTTCTTCCAGGCCGTGACCGGCGGTGTTCTGTTCCGGCCCGTCAACATCACCAACCTGATCCTGCAGAACTCCTTCATCGTCATCATGGCGCTGGGCATGTTGCTGATCATCGTTGCCGGTCATATCGACCTGTCGGTGGGTTCGATCGTTGCCTTCACCGGCGGCCTGTCGGCCATCATGCTGGTCAAATGGGGCATCCATTTCTCGATCGTCGTGCCGATCTGCCTGGTTTTCGGCGGTATGGTCGGCGCTGCCCAGGGTTACTGGGTCGCCTATCAGAAAATCCCGGCCTTCATCGTGACGCTTGCTGGCATGCTCGTCTTCCGCGGCCTCACCTACCTGATCTTGCAGAACCGCCCGATCGGTCCGTTCCCCAAGGACTTCCAGTCGCTGTCGACCGGCTTCGTCCCGGACTTCCTCTATTTCGTCAATCCGGTGCCGGGTACGATCACCAACTTCGCTGCGCTGGTCGTCGTCGTTGCGCTGGTCGTGCTGGCGATCTACTACGGCCTGAAGAACCGCAAGGAAAACGACAAGCACGGCACGGAAAACGAGCCCTTCGCGTTCTTCGCGGCGCAGATGGCCATCATTGCGATCGTTGCCATTTTCCTTGGCTTTCAGCTCTCGACCTATAAGGGCTTTCCGAACGTCCTGGTCGTGATGGGGCTCCTGATCGCGCTCTATACGTTCGTCACCACGCGCTCGACGATCGGTCGCCGCATCTACGCGATGGGCGGTAATGAGAAGGCCGCAAAGCTTTCGGGTATCAACACCGAGCGCCTGACCTTCTACACGTTCGTCAACATGGGCGTGCTTGCCGCTCTCGCCGGCATGATCATTGCTGCACGTCTGAACTCGGCAACCCCGAAGGCGGGCGTCGGCTTCGAACTGGACGTCATCGCGGCCTGCTTCATTGGCGGTGCTTCGGCTTCCGGCGGCGTTGGCAAAATCACCGGTGCGGTCATCGGCGCGTTCATCATGGGTGTCATGAACAACGGCATGTCGATCATGGGTCTCGGTATCGACTACCAGCAGCTCGTCAAGGGTCTTGTTCTGCTCGCCGCCGTGTTCTTCGACGTCTACAACAAGAACAAGGGCTGA
- a CDS encoding ROK family transcriptional regulator: MLTKSSTELVRQQNSAVVLSALRRGGAASHTELATRTGLASGTVSAITAELERAGVLEKSEQRAYGGRGRPRVLFSQRRDCGYLIAVRISSDTVQYSLVDYSGRLIDRFEDARNHGPGGADAFPAEVTDALSRLAARSQLNKDAVLAISISSKGTVNAASPTLLWSPLFGSRQLDFGALLRQDWRAKISLNNETLLVAQALALKADKGPDSKFQALAALSLGHSVGLGIARKNSQGELEATAPNFGHMLHNAGGGLCRCGSYGCIEASAGFYGILRSAFQVPPDTIPAKFVPLVEMDKIATSARQGNRMAEYAFRQAGVALGNGLSRLMSFHERMPIHITGPGTRYFDLLQRGIEEGLSQSHEVRLQGMPEISVNFDEQRLVFEGHLDRALTDADQDIISAKLST, translated from the coding sequence ATGCTGACGAAATCCAGCACCGAACTGGTGCGTCAGCAAAACAGCGCCGTTGTTCTTTCGGCGCTTCGCCGAGGTGGGGCCGCTTCCCATACCGAGCTTGCGACGCGCACCGGGCTTGCCTCTGGAACCGTGTCGGCTATCACCGCCGAGCTGGAGCGGGCAGGGGTTCTCGAAAAGAGCGAGCAGCGGGCCTATGGCGGGCGCGGGCGCCCGCGTGTTTTGTTTTCGCAGCGGCGCGACTGTGGCTACCTGATTGCCGTGCGCATTTCCTCCGATACGGTTCAATATTCACTGGTCGATTACAGCGGACGGCTGATCGATCGCTTCGAGGACGCGCGCAATCACGGTCCGGGTGGCGCCGATGCTTTTCCGGCCGAAGTGACTGATGCGCTTTCGCGGCTGGCGGCACGTTCTCAGCTTAATAAGGATGCGGTGCTGGCGATCTCGATCAGCAGCAAGGGCACGGTTAACGCTGCAAGCCCGACGCTGCTCTGGTCGCCCCTTTTCGGAAGCCGCCAGCTCGATTTTGGCGCGCTTTTGCGGCAGGACTGGCGGGCGAAGATATCGCTGAACAACGAGACGTTGCTCGTTGCCCAGGCGCTCGCCCTGAAGGCGGACAAGGGGCCGGACAGCAAGTTTCAGGCGCTGGCGGCTCTGTCACTCGGCCACAGCGTCGGGCTCGGCATCGCGCGCAAGAATAGTCAGGGCGAGCTGGAAGCGACTGCTCCGAACTTCGGTCACATGCTGCACAACGCGGGAGGCGGCCTTTGTCGCTGCGGCTCCTATGGCTGCATCGAGGCTTCGGCCGGATTTTACGGAATTCTGCGTTCCGCCTTCCAGGTTCCACCCGATACAATCCCGGCGAAGTTCGTGCCGCTTGTCGAAATGGACAAGATCGCGACGAGCGCCCGGCAAGGAAACCGCATGGCCGAATATGCCTTCCGGCAGGCCGGCGTGGCGCTGGGCAACGGTCTGTCGCGGCTGATGAGTTTTCACGAGCGCATGCCGATCCACATCACCGGACCGGGAACCCGCTATTTCGATCTCCTGCAGCGCGGCATCGAGGAAGGCTTGTCGCAATCGCATGAGGTCCGGCTGCAGGGCATGCCGGAGATATCAGTGAATTTCGATGAGCAGCGGCTGGTTTTCGAGGGGCATCTCGACCGGGCTCTGACGGATGCAGATCAGGACATCATCTCGGCGAAGCTTTCGACCTGA
- the chvE gene encoding multiple monosaccharide ABC transporter substrate-binding protein: MKLITSLLAAAALSVASFAMPALAQDKGVVGISMPTKTSTRWISDGETMEKLFTEAGYTPDLQFADDDIPNQLAQIENMVTKGAKVLIIGAIDGTTLSDILAKAHEAGVKVIAYDRLIRDSGNVDYYATFDNFQVGVLQATSLVDGLKKNFAGVKPWNVELFGGSPDDNNAFFFYDGAMSVLKPLIDSGDIVIKSGQQGMDQVGTLRWDGAVAQARMENLLSSTYTDAQVNGVLSPYDGLSIGILSALKGVGYGSGDLKIPVVSGQDAELPSVKSILADEQYSTVFKDTRELAKVAVTMTDAIIGGKEPEVNDTKTYDNGVKVIPSYLLKPVAVDKSNAKDILVGAGYYTEDQINN, encoded by the coding sequence ATGAAATTGATTACTTCGCTTCTCGCGGCTGCTGCGCTCAGCGTCGCGTCCTTCGCGATGCCGGCGCTGGCCCAGGACAAGGGTGTCGTTGGTATTTCGATGCCGACCAAGACCTCGACGCGCTGGATTTCCGATGGCGAGACCATGGAAAAGCTGTTCACGGAAGCCGGCTACACGCCGGACCTGCAGTTTGCTGACGACGACATTCCGAACCAGCTCGCCCAGATCGAAAACATGGTCACCAAGGGTGCCAAGGTTCTCATCATCGGCGCCATCGACGGCACGACGCTCTCCGACATCCTGGCCAAGGCTCATGAAGCCGGCGTCAAGGTCATCGCTTACGACCGTCTGATCCGCGATTCGGGCAATGTTGACTACTACGCCACCTTCGACAACTTCCAGGTCGGCGTTCTGCAGGCAACCAGCCTCGTTGACGGCCTGAAGAAGAACTTCGCTGGCGTGAAGCCGTGGAACGTTGAACTCTTCGGCGGTTCGCCGGACGACAACAACGCCTTCTTCTTCTACGACGGCGCAATGTCGGTTCTCAAGCCGCTCATCGACAGCGGTGACATCGTGATCAAGTCCGGCCAGCAGGGCATGGATCAGGTCGGTACGCTGCGTTGGGATGGTGCGGTTGCTCAGGCCCGCATGGAAAACCTTCTCTCCTCGACCTACACGGACGCACAGGTTAACGGCGTTCTGTCGCCTTACGATGGTCTTTCCATCGGTATCCTGTCCGCCCTCAAGGGCGTTGGCTACGGCTCGGGCGACCTCAAGATCCCGGTTGTTTCCGGTCAGGACGCAGAACTGCCGTCCGTCAAGTCGATCCTGGCTGACGAACAGTACTCGACCGTCTTCAAGGACACCCGCGAGCTGGCCAAGGTTGCCGTCACCATGACGGACGCCATCATTGGTGGCAAGGAGCCAGAAGTTAACGACACGAAGACCTACGACAACGGCGTCAAGGTCATCCCGTCCTACCTCCTGAAGCCGGTTGCTGTTGACAAGTCCAACGCCAAGGACATCCTGGTCGGCGCCGGTTACTACACGGAAGACCAGATCAACAACTGA
- the araD1 gene encoding AraD1 family protein: MLISQVKNADGSITVAVRDAGGEARVVKGAASVHALAMEAANSGKSLKAVVDEKGLGDVVDLQDAYAKGLFLPPITHADPAHLHLTGTGLTHLGSASTRDAMHAAVSKVEEGATDTMKMFKMGLEGGKPKPGEKGVQPEWFYKGNGTQSVAPGAELVSPSFAEDGGEEPEMAGIYVISDKGAPFRIGFAVANEFSDHVTERVNYLYLAHSKLRPASFGPEIRVGEAPSDIRGASRIIRDGKVVWEKPFLSGETNMSHTFANLEYHHFKYGIFREPGDVHVHMFGTATLSFGDGFKTQAGDIFEIEAGEFGLPLRNTLAVAGEDEIVIGQL, from the coding sequence GTGCTGATTTCCCAGGTCAAGAACGCTGACGGTTCCATCACGGTTGCGGTGCGCGACGCCGGCGGCGAGGCGCGTGTAGTCAAGGGTGCGGCAAGCGTCCATGCGCTTGCGATGGAAGCGGCCAATTCCGGCAAGAGCCTGAAGGCTGTTGTGGATGAAAAGGGTCTTGGCGATGTCGTCGACCTGCAGGATGCCTATGCCAAGGGCCTGTTCCTGCCCCCGATTACCCATGCCGATCCGGCCCATCTCCATCTGACGGGCACCGGCCTTACCCATCTCGGTTCCGCCTCGACGCGCGATGCCATGCACGCCGCGGTCTCCAAGGTGGAAGAGGGTGCCACCGACACCATGAAGATGTTCAAGATGGGTCTTGAAGGCGGCAAGCCGAAGCCCGGCGAAAAGGGCGTTCAGCCGGAGTGGTTCTACAAGGGCAACGGCACGCAGTCGGTTGCTCCCGGCGCCGAACTCGTGTCCCCGTCTTTTGCCGAAGATGGCGGCGAAGAGCCGGAAATGGCCGGCATCTATGTCATCTCCGACAAGGGCGCTCCATTCCGCATCGGCTTTGCCGTCGCCAACGAGTTTTCCGATCACGTCACCGAGCGTGTGAACTATCTCTATCTCGCCCATTCCAAGCTGCGCCCGGCAAGCTTTGGCCCGGAAATCCGCGTCGGGGAGGCGCCGTCCGACATCCGTGGCGCATCCCGCATCATCCGCGATGGAAAGGTCGTTTGGGAAAAGCCGTTCCTCTCCGGCGAAACCAATATGTCCCACACCTTCGCCAATCTTGAATATCACCATTTTAAATACGGCATTTTCCGTGAACCGGGCGATGTGCATGTCCATATGTTCGGTACGGCGACGCTGTCCTTCGGGGACGGCTTCAAGACGCAGGCCGGCGATATCTTTGAAATCGAGGCAGGCGAGTTCGGTCTGCCGCTGCGCAACACGCTGGCGGTCGCCGGCGAAGACGAGATCGTGATCGGGCAGCTCTGA
- a CDS encoding LysR family transcriptional regulator translates to MDEQTNAISVPVDYSEKGILRSGLKMNHLQLILAIEDHKQISAAADALNISQPAASRLLGEIEAILKVPLCARVARGVELTQYGETLARRARTIFLELRETAREISELKTGSGGSVSIGSVTGPALHLAVPAIRQVSTAYPGIEIDLQIENSTVLVRELLAARHDFVLGRIPDDQNRRLFNFAEIGMENVCLIVREGHPLLEKSIVSPSDLPLYDWVFQPPGTLLRRAVEDSFLSEGIPFPATIINTSSTILTVAIVCNTNAIAAVARDVATLISDNGTASGAIRILPADFHVTIRPYGLITARGRDLPPSARLLYDLILKQSTA, encoded by the coding sequence ATGGACGAGCAAACCAACGCGATATCCGTGCCTGTGGATTATTCGGAGAAGGGTATTCTCCGTTCAGGCCTGAAAATGAATCACCTGCAGCTGATTCTCGCAATTGAGGACCACAAGCAGATCAGTGCCGCGGCCGATGCACTCAATATTTCGCAGCCTGCAGCCTCGCGCCTGTTGGGTGAGATCGAGGCGATCCTCAAGGTGCCTCTTTGTGCCCGTGTCGCTCGCGGAGTCGAATTGACCCAGTACGGCGAGACGCTCGCGCGACGCGCACGCACCATCTTCCTGGAACTACGGGAAACCGCCCGTGAAATCAGCGAATTGAAGACCGGAAGCGGCGGCTCGGTCTCGATCGGTTCCGTCACCGGTCCTGCATTGCATCTCGCCGTGCCGGCGATCCGTCAGGTCTCCACCGCCTATCCCGGCATCGAGATAGACCTGCAAATCGAAAACAGCACTGTGCTTGTCCGGGAATTGCTCGCGGCGCGACACGATTTCGTGCTTGGCCGCATTCCTGATGACCAGAACCGACGACTCTTCAACTTTGCTGAAATCGGTATGGAAAACGTCTGCCTGATCGTGCGCGAAGGTCATCCGCTTCTGGAAAAATCCATCGTCTCGCCGTCGGATCTGCCTCTCTATGATTGGGTATTCCAGCCGCCTGGCACGCTCTTGCGGCGTGCCGTGGAAGATAGTTTCCTTTCAGAAGGTATTCCTTTTCCGGCAACGATCATCAACACGTCATCCACCATCCTGACCGTGGCGATCGTCTGCAACACCAATGCGATCGCAGCCGTAGCACGCGACGTCGCGACATTGATTTCAGACAATGGCACCGCGTCCGGTGCAATCCGCATTCTGCCAGCCGATTTCCATGTCACGATACGGCCCTACGGCCTCATAACCGCCCGTGGGCGCGATCTGCCCCCAAGCGCCCGCTTGCTTTACGACCTCATCCTCAAGCAAAGCACCGCGTGA
- the mmsA gene encoding multiple monosaccharide ABC transporter ATP-binding protein has translation MDNIILEMRSITKTFPGVKALDNVSFKVREGEIHALVGENGAGKSTLMKVLSGVYPAGTYEGEIHYDGELRQFSTISDSEHIGIIIIHQELALVPLLSIAENIFLGNEIATNGVINWKETFARTQELLKKVGLKETPPTLITDIGVGKQQLVEIAKALSKKVRLLILDEPTASLNETDSDALLKLLMEFRKQGMTSIIISHKLNEIKKVADKITILRDGGTVETLDCHNEDISEDRIIKGMVGRDMEDRYPPREPKIGETLLEVKNWNVFHQQHRDRQFLHDINFNVRSGEVVGIAGLMGAGRTETAMSIFGKAWGHKITGDVAMRGKSVDVSTIPKAIDAGLAYVTEDRKHLGLVLIDNIMHNTTLSNLEAVSSAGVINDHEERRVASDYRQKLRIRSHSIYQEAVNLSGGNQQKVVLSKWLFTNPEVLILDEPTRGIDVGAKYEIYTIINQLAAEGKGILMISSEMPELLGTCDRIYVMNEGRIVAELSKAEASQESIMRAIMRSGEKH, from the coding sequence ATGGACAATATCATTCTCGAAATGCGGAGCATTACAAAGACGTTTCCGGGCGTCAAAGCTCTGGACAATGTCAGCTTCAAGGTCCGCGAAGGTGAAATCCACGCACTTGTCGGCGAAAATGGCGCCGGCAAATCGACGCTGATGAAGGTGTTGAGCGGCGTGTATCCCGCCGGCACCTACGAAGGTGAGATCCATTATGACGGCGAGCTTCGCCAGTTCAGCACGATCTCCGACAGCGAACACATCGGCATTATCATCATTCACCAGGAACTTGCGCTTGTTCCGCTGCTCTCGATCGCGGAAAATATTTTCCTCGGTAACGAGATCGCGACAAACGGTGTCATCAACTGGAAAGAGACCTTTGCACGCACGCAGGAACTCCTCAAGAAGGTTGGCCTGAAGGAAACGCCGCCGACCCTGATTACGGATATCGGCGTCGGCAAGCAGCAGCTGGTCGAAATCGCCAAGGCGCTTTCAAAGAAGGTTCGTCTTCTCATTCTCGACGAGCCGACTGCTTCGCTCAACGAAACGGATTCCGACGCGCTCCTGAAGCTGTTGATGGAATTCCGCAAGCAGGGCATGACCTCGATCATCATCTCCCACAAGCTGAACGAGATCAAAAAGGTTGCCGACAAGATCACTATCCTGCGCGATGGCGGCACGGTCGAAACGCTCGACTGTCACAATGAAGACATCAGCGAAGACCGTATCATCAAGGGCATGGTCGGTCGCGATATGGAAGACCGCTACCCGCCGCGCGAGCCCAAGATCGGCGAGACGCTGCTCGAGGTGAAGAACTGGAATGTCTTCCACCAGCAGCACCGCGACCGCCAATTCCTGCACGATATCAACTTTAACGTCCGGTCGGGCGAAGTTGTCGGCATTGCTGGCCTGATGGGCGCCGGGCGCACCGAAACCGCCATGAGCATCTTCGGCAAGGCCTGGGGCCACAAGATCACCGGCGATGTCGCAATGCGTGGCAAGTCCGTGGATGTCAGTACCATTCCGAAGGCGATTGATGCAGGTCTCGCATACGTGACGGAAGACCGCAAGCATCTCGGCCTCGTGCTGATCGACAACATCATGCACAACACGACGCTTTCGAACCTCGAAGCCGTGTCGTCCGCTGGCGTGATCAACGATCATGAGGAGCGCAGGGTCGCTTCCGACTACCGTCAGAAGTTGCGCATCCGTTCCCACTCCATCTATCAGGAAGCGGTCAACCTTTCGGGCGGCAACCAGCAGAAGGTCGTCCTGTCCAAGTGGCTGTTCACCAATCCCGAGGTCCTGATCCTCGACGAGCCGACGCGTGGTATCGACGTCGGTGCGAAATATGAAATCTACACCATCATCAACCAGCTTGCCGCAGAGGGCAAAGGCATTCTCATGATCTCGTCGGAGATGCCCGAACTTCTCGGAACCTGCGACCGCATCTACGTCATGAACGAGGGACGCATCGTGGCCGAGCTTTCCAAGGCTGAAGCCAGCCAGGAGTCTATCATGCGCGCCATCATGCGTTCCGGGGAGAAACACTAA